In the genome of Saprospira sp. CCB-QB6, one region contains:
- a CDS encoding CoA transferase subunit B — protein MALDKYGIAQRIAQELQDGYYVNLGIGIPTLVANYIPENMQVFLQSENGLLGMGPFPTEENVDADLINAGKQTVTALPGASLFSSAESFEMIRGGHIDLTVLGAMEVAQNGDIANWKIPGKMVKGMGGAMDLVASAKNIIVAMQHTNRKGESKLLASCSLPLTGVGCIKKVVTDLGVFEIKDNAFHLLERAPGVSVQEIREKTAGALIASDDCPEMKLA, from the coding sequence CCCAAGAACTACAAGATGGCTATTATGTCAATTTGGGGATCGGGATTCCCACTTTGGTTGCCAATTATATTCCAGAAAACATGCAGGTTTTTCTACAATCTGAAAACGGTTTGCTCGGTATGGGCCCCTTCCCTACCGAAGAAAATGTAGATGCTGACCTCATCAATGCGGGCAAACAAACCGTAACTGCCCTGCCTGGCGCTTCTTTGTTTAGCTCGGCCGAAAGCTTTGAGATGATTCGGGGAGGACATATTGATTTGACCGTTTTGGGCGCCATGGAAGTGGCTCAAAATGGCGATATTGCCAACTGGAAAATCCCAGGAAAAATGGTTAAGGGCATGGGCGGCGCCATGGACCTAGTTGCTTCGGCCAAAAACATCATTGTGGCCATGCAACATACCAACCGCAAAGGCGAGTCAAAGTTGTTGGCTAGCTGTAGCCTGCCGCTTACGGGTGTGGGCTGCATCAAAAAAGTGGTCACTGATCTGGGGGTATTCGAGATCAAGGACAATGCTTTCCATTTGTTGGAGCGGGCGCCTGGCGTTTCGGTCCAAGAGATTCGGGAAAAAACAGCTGGGGCTTTAATTGCCTCCGATGATTGTCCAGAAATGAAGTTAGCTTAA
- the rpsU gene encoding 30S ribosomal protein S21, which translates to MLIINVKDSETIDRALRRYKRKVRDTKLMREVRTRKHFEKPSVVRRTEKLKAVYRDVRERKLDL; encoded by the coding sequence ATGCTAATTATCAATGTAAAAGATAGCGAGACTATCGACCGCGCCCTACGCCGTTACAAGCGTAAAGTAAGAGACACCAAATTGATGCGTGAAGTTCGTACACGCAAACACTTTGAAAAGCCTTCTGTGGTGCGTCGTACAGAGAAGCTTAAAGCGGTTTACCGCGATGTTCGCGAACGCAAGCTTGATCTCTAG
- a CDS encoding DUF7793 family protein, which yields MQATNYKKEKIALASGYIYWPHGEPILEQVVSKNYTVGTQDANEIDQTIERMAAARGQAVYHLADIREIKGGSSEARKHFNEGPPACVKASAVLVSGAVSRLLGNFLIQLNHAHVPIRLFVDREEAIDWLLSQVEE from the coding sequence ATGCAAGCTACAAATTATAAGAAGGAAAAAATAGCCTTGGCCTCTGGCTATATCTACTGGCCCCATGGGGAGCCGATTCTGGAGCAGGTCGTAAGCAAAAATTATACAGTAGGAACTCAGGATGCCAATGAGATTGATCAGACGATAGAACGAATGGCTGCTGCTCGTGGCCAAGCAGTTTATCATCTTGCCGACATTCGTGAAATTAAAGGCGGGAGTTCTGAGGCCCGCAAACATTTTAATGAAGGGCCTCCAGCTTGCGTTAAAGCTTCGGCTGTTTTGGTTTCAGGGGCCGTCTCTAGATTGTTGGGCAATTTCCTGATTCAATTAAATCATGCCCATGTACCCATTCGTCTATTTGTTGATCGAGAAGAAGCGATTGACTGGTTGCTCTCTCAAGTGGAAGAATAA
- a CDS encoding DUF7793 family protein, with amino-acid sequence MQATNYQKERIELASCAIYWPYDSPVLEQIVHDNYTMQLEDANEIDLTIERMAAARNQDVYFMADIRQIQAGSSEAHQHFKEPLPPSIKAIAILAAGGRSKLLGNFFIRLNQSSIPSRLFTDRVEAIEWLLEQKRKQQ; translated from the coding sequence ATGCAAGCTACAAATTATCAGAAAGAGCGAATAGAATTAGCCTCTTGTGCCATTTATTGGCCCTATGACAGCCCTGTATTAGAGCAAATCGTTCATGACAACTATACTATGCAATTAGAAGATGCCAATGAAATTGATCTAACTATTGAGCGAATGGCAGCAGCGAGAAATCAGGATGTTTATTTTATGGCAGATATCCGACAGATACAAGCTGGAAGTAGTGAGGCCCATCAGCATTTTAAGGAGCCGCTTCCTCCTTCTATAAAAGCAATAGCAATTTTGGCTGCTGGTGGGCGATCTAAGTTATTAGGGAACTTTTTTATCCGACTCAACCAGTCTAGTATTCCAAGTCGATTGTTTACTGATCGGGTGGAAGCGATTGAGTGGTTGTTGGAGCAAAAGAGAAAACAACAATAA
- a CDS encoding lamin tail domain-containing protein → MRHLYLALLCFISWQLSAQTTIATYDFEASPAAPAMTFSPTGGGVATATGPFPAGEPRYVSGTQGYEYINESGTALFSGMNTTGYTNIDFSIRLASFAGTSGNGADGSDYVVVAISTDGGATWSEELQLDGFSNSQWSFSGVDQATVAYDGDNSAVGFSSSGGLDYSTLQITGLPSVSDLQIRLELVNNSGNEIWVIEDALLEGDLAVVCPHTVSAFAPTSGPAGTEVIITGTGFTAATSVSFAGVAAANTTFVDATTLIATVPTAANDGQLTLSESACDISTPYSFTYLEEVGSCAGTPIFTDLIISEVYDNNGGSLGYIEVYNGTASPIDLSDYEIRRYGDLTTTTVSFTFDFPAITINPGQVLVGRASSATGGVEDFIFAGTTSGYNDDDRLELVHVPSGTVVDDFEDQVVGAVGYLYRRNTTVTGPNPNFDASEWTTGTSGDVSDLGTFAAPSGPPLTPPTFSVQPSDVNSCELLMGVTASANNGGTLTYQWYFNENDGVATGWTAVSAAAFPNATTVSGETSDVLLIQGNLVDYDGYQFYCEVIEDGSCGSLTEAAQFNIGAERFYRSATIGYWTDVSSWEMASSAAGPWVAACDYPRFDNSDYVHILNGHLIELDQDIEIDQLVVEAGGELVIPASLQLRIQEDTGIDFLLEGTLEDHGAGGGNGINFQTGASWEMGANATIIKTGSSTVAAYRDNYENGISTIPATAHWHFRYANNGSVSVITNNMYYPNLYMESVSGDYSFTGLSEVFSGSGGFMTVKGDMLVGNTGTGAVEVFNSNTNASPMQILGDLIIGGNPSASVSKLENNDGTTAGTGMEVFGSLLINNNGLLDYDDPNASAIGLFRLHGDWLDDAANNGFDETHAVVEFVGSTDQTVIKTNAGAVENFRFVRLIKPAGFLINNCSDIYIDEEMDFQQGIVLGSASERVYFDVDATAINASDISHVDGPVLKETSGTGIDAFTYPTGDNGIYGAIGIETAVNTGEFFVAQYFNQGYGTYNLNAAELDHVSVLEYWTLDEVFTGTGASLFVTLHWGPHSQVLDPNDLLVGHYFTQAPSTSNQWESEGNTFLTGTATSGSITSNVVTSFSPFTLADVVGQLSLPLELLDFTAQKVEGQALLSATVANEHAGDEYCFERSLDGVNFETIACFTAQEDLAQNTYNTLDEQPAAGYNYYRLRQNDVDGSQSYSDVKVLYFGEASGETKLFPIPANNQIQLELPSNIAGYQAEIIDALGRVLQTQNIAPLRLQQQFDLSNLAAGQYILRLQAPNGLGQSHKFTVEK, encoded by the coding sequence ATGCGACATCTCTACTTAGCACTTTTGTGCTTTATTAGCTGGCAGTTATCGGCCCAGACAACAATTGCAACTTATGATTTTGAGGCTAGCCCAGCTGCACCAGCTATGACATTTAGTCCGACAGGAGGTGGCGTGGCCACGGCTACAGGGCCATTCCCTGCTGGAGAGCCTAGATATGTAAGCGGCACACAAGGCTATGAGTACATCAACGAATCAGGAACAGCCTTGTTTTCAGGCATGAATACCACGGGCTATACCAATATTGACTTTAGTATTCGTTTGGCCTCTTTTGCAGGAACTTCTGGAAATGGGGCAGATGGTTCGGACTATGTAGTTGTTGCAATCAGTACTGATGGAGGGGCGACATGGAGTGAGGAACTTCAATTGGATGGTTTTAGTAACTCTCAGTGGTCATTTTCTGGTGTAGATCAGGCTACTGTTGCCTATGATGGCGACAATTCTGCAGTAGGCTTTTCCTCTTCTGGAGGTTTGGATTATTCTACTTTACAAATTACAGGACTTCCTTCTGTCAGTGATTTGCAAATTCGTTTAGAGCTTGTAAACAATAGCGGAAATGAAATCTGGGTTATTGAAGATGCCTTACTAGAAGGAGATCTCGCTGTGGTTTGTCCGCATACGGTAAGTGCTTTTGCCCCAACTTCGGGTCCTGCTGGCACAGAAGTAATTATTACTGGAACTGGTTTTACCGCGGCTACTAGCGTGAGCTTTGCTGGCGTTGCTGCTGCCAATACAACCTTCGTTGATGCCACCACACTTATTGCTACTGTACCCACAGCAGCAAATGATGGCCAACTGACGCTTAGCGAATCGGCTTGTGATATTAGCACCCCTTATAGCTTTACGTACTTAGAAGAGGTGGGAAGCTGTGCAGGTACACCCATTTTTACAGACCTGATCATCTCTGAGGTTTACGATAATAATGGCGGCTCTTTGGGCTATATCGAGGTTTACAATGGTACCGCTAGCCCTATTGATCTTTCAGATTATGAGATTCGCCGTTATGGTGATTTGACGACAACAACAGTTTCTTTTACTTTCGACTTTCCTGCAATCACCATCAACCCCGGCCAAGTATTGGTTGGCCGCGCAAGTAGTGCTACAGGAGGAGTAGAAGATTTTATTTTTGCAGGTACAACAAGTGGATATAATGATGATGACCGCTTAGAACTTGTTCATGTTCCCTCTGGAACTGTGGTAGACGATTTTGAAGATCAAGTTGTAGGTGCAGTTGGCTACCTATATCGTAGAAATACTACAGTAACAGGCCCCAACCCCAATTTTGATGCTTCAGAATGGACCACAGGAACCTCTGGCGATGTTTCTGATTTGGGAACTTTTGCTGCGCCCTCTGGTCCCCCCCTCACGCCTCCAACCTTTAGTGTTCAACCTTCAGATGTAAATAGTTGCGAACTCTTGATGGGCGTAACCGCTAGCGCAAATAATGGTGGAACCCTAACTTACCAATGGTATTTTAATGAAAATGATGGCGTTGCTACGGGCTGGACAGCCGTAAGTGCAGCCGCTTTTCCCAATGCAACTACAGTAAGCGGAGAAACTTCTGATGTATTGTTGATTCAAGGCAATTTGGTGGATTATGATGGCTACCAATTCTACTGCGAAGTCATTGAAGACGGAAGCTGTGGAAGCCTAACTGAAGCCGCTCAATTTAATATTGGTGCAGAACGTTTCTATCGCTCAGCAACTATTGGTTATTGGACCGATGTAAGCAGTTGGGAAATGGCTTCTTCTGCAGCTGGACCTTGGGTGGCCGCTTGCGACTATCCTCGCTTCGATAATAGCGATTATGTACATATTCTTAATGGTCACCTCATCGAGTTGGACCAAGATATCGAGATCGACCAATTGGTGGTAGAAGCTGGTGGAGAACTAGTTATTCCCGCAAGCCTACAACTCCGCATCCAAGAAGATACAGGTATTGATTTCCTCCTAGAAGGTACGCTGGAAGATCATGGTGCAGGCGGAGGAAATGGTATTAACTTCCAAACTGGCGCAAGCTGGGAAATGGGGGCTAATGCAACAATTATTAAAACAGGAAGCAGTACCGTTGCCGCATATAGAGATAATTATGAAAATGGTATCTCTACTATTCCCGCTACAGCCCACTGGCATTTCCGCTATGCCAATAATGGTTCGGTTAGCGTGATTACAAATAATATGTATTATCCTAACCTCTATATGGAGTCCGTAAGCGGAGATTATAGCTTTACTGGATTATCAGAGGTGTTTAGCGGTAGTGGTGGATTTATGACCGTTAAAGGAGATATGTTGGTTGGAAATACTGGAACCGGGGCCGTAGAGGTTTTCAATAGCAATACCAATGCTAGCCCAATGCAGATCTTGGGAGACCTTATCATCGGTGGAAACCCCAGCGCTTCGGTCTCTAAACTAGAAAATAACGATGGCACTACTGCTGGTACAGGTATGGAGGTTTTCGGTAGCCTTCTAATTAACAATAATGGCCTTCTCGATTATGACGATCCCAATGCTAGCGCAATTGGCCTTTTCCGCCTACATGGCGATTGGCTAGATGATGCAGCCAATAATGGCTTTGATGAAACTCATGCTGTAGTCGAGTTTGTTGGAAGCACCGACCAAACGGTCATCAAAACAAATGCTGGAGCCGTAGAAAACTTCCGCTTTGTTCGCTTAATCAAACCCGCAGGTTTCCTCATCAATAACTGTAGCGATATTTATATTGATGAAGAGATGGATTTCCAACAAGGTATCGTTTTGGGCTCTGCCTCAGAAAGAGTTTACTTTGATGTAGATGCCACAGCTATCAATGCCTCAGATATTAGCCATGTTGATGGTCCTGTACTTAAAGAAACTTCAGGAACTGGAATCGATGCCTTTACTTATCCCACTGGTGATAATGGTATCTATGGCGCAATTGGTATCGAAACTGCTGTCAATACAGGCGAATTCTTTGTGGCACAATACTTTAACCAAGGCTACGGAACTTACAACCTTAATGCTGCAGAGCTAGACCATGTTTCTGTACTCGAATACTGGACCCTAGATGAGGTATTTACTGGAACTGGCGCCTCTCTATTTGTTACGCTACACTGGGGCCCTCATAGCCAAGTACTCGATCCCAATGATTTGTTGGTGGGGCATTACTTCACCCAAGCGCCTAGCACAAGCAACCAATGGGAGTCAGAAGGCAATACTTTCCTAACGGGAACGGCAACTTCAGGTAGCATTACTTCTAATGTAGTAACTAGCTTTAGCCCCTTCACTTTGGCCGATGTTGTTGGCCAATTGTCACTTCCTCTAGAGTTGTTGGATTTCACGGCCCAAAAAGTAGAAGGACAAGCTTTGCTTTCTGCCACTGTAGCCAACGAACACGCTGGCGATGAGTACTGCTTCGAGCGCAGCCTAGATGGCGTCAATTTTGAAACTATCGCTTGCTTTACCGCCCAAGAAGATTTGGCCCAAAATACTTACAATACCCTAGACGAGCAGCCTGCTGCTGGCTATAATTACTACCGCCTCCGCCAAAATGATGTAGATGGTAGCCAAAGCTATAGCGATGTCAAAGTGCTTTATTTTGGAGAAGCTAGCGGAGAAACTAAACTTTTCCCCATCCCCGCCAACAACCAAATTCAACTAGAATTGCCAAGCAATATTGCAGGCTATCAAGCCGAAATTATCGATGCTTTGGGCCGCGTTTTGCAAACTCAAAACATCGCTCCTCTTCGCTTGCAACAACAATTTGACCTCAGTAATTTGGCCGCTGGTCAATATATCCTACGCCTACAAGCCCCCAATGGTTTGGGCCAAAGCCATAAGTTTACGGTAGAAAAATAA
- the gldF gene encoding gliding motility-associated ABC transporter permease subunit GldF, with product MWTIFKKEVNLFLSSLIAYIAIAVFLLGTGLFVWVFPDYSVISYGYASLDSFFSMAPYIFLFLIPAITMRSFSEEIQTGTIELLVTRPLKDWEILLGKYFAALFLVFFSILPTLIYFFSIYELGDPKGNLDIGASMGSYLGLFFLGACFAAIGLFASTLSKNQIVAFILGLFLSAFFYDAFGSISKLPIFFGQTDAIVESLGISFHYASISRGLVDSRDLLYFLSIIGIFLLASQLSVEKRRW from the coding sequence ATGTGGACCATTTTTAAGAAGGAAGTTAACCTTTTTCTCAGCTCCCTGATTGCTTACATTGCTATTGCCGTTTTTTTGCTGGGCACCGGCCTTTTTGTCTGGGTGTTTCCAGATTATAGCGTCATTAGCTACGGCTATGCTAGCCTAGATAGCTTTTTTAGCATGGCTCCCTATATTTTCCTCTTCCTGATTCCCGCCATTACGATGCGTTCTTTTTCAGAGGAAATTCAAACGGGAACCATCGAGTTATTGGTTACTCGCCCCCTTAAAGATTGGGAGATTTTGCTGGGCAAATATTTTGCAGCCCTCTTCCTGGTCTTTTTCTCGATCTTGCCTACCCTCATTTATTTCTTTTCGATTTATGAGCTGGGCGATCCCAAAGGAAATTTAGACATTGGCGCAAGTATGGGCTCTTATTTAGGCCTATTTTTCCTCGGCGCCTGCTTTGCCGCTATTGGCCTTTTTGCCTCTACCCTGAGCAAAAACCAAATTGTCGCCTTTATCTTGGGCCTCTTTCTCTCGGCCTTTTTCTACGATGCTTTTGGCAGCATTAGCAAATTGCCCATTTTCTTTGGACAAACCGATGCCATCGTAGAATCACTTGGCATTAGCTTTCATTACGCCTCTATTAGCCGTGGCCTAGTCGATAGCCGCGACCTCCTTTATTTCCTCAGTATTATCGGGATCTTTTTGCTGGCCAGCCAGCTTTCCGTCGAAAAACGCAGATGGTAA
- a CDS encoding acyltransferase, translating to MSTFIHPSAIVDPGAQIGEGSKIWHFCHLMPGAIIGKNCSLGQNVFVANEVQLGQGCKVQNNVSIYTGVICEEEVFLGPSMVFTNVLNPRAGIVRKAEYKTTYLEKGVSIGANATIVCGLRLGQYAFVGAGAVLTKNAPAYSLWLGNPAKHVGWMSRAGHRLELNEEGQASCPETGENYQLQAGKLIAI from the coding sequence ATGTCTACATTTATCCACCCTAGCGCCATTGTAGACCCCGGCGCTCAAATTGGCGAAGGCAGCAAGATTTGGCATTTTTGCCACCTTATGCCCGGCGCTATTATTGGCAAAAATTGCAGCCTAGGCCAAAATGTTTTTGTGGCCAATGAGGTCCAACTTGGTCAAGGCTGTAAGGTCCAAAATAATGTCTCTATTTATACGGGCGTGATCTGTGAAGAGGAGGTTTTTTTAGGCCCTTCTATGGTCTTCACCAATGTGCTCAACCCCAGAGCGGGCATCGTCCGCAAAGCCGAATATAAAACCACTTATCTAGAAAAAGGCGTGAGCATTGGCGCCAATGCCACCATCGTTTGCGGCCTCCGTTTGGGCCAATATGCCTTTGTGGGCGCTGGAGCCGTTCTCACTAAAAATGCCCCCGCCTATTCCCTCTGGCTGGGCAATCCCGCCAAACATGTTGGCTGGATGTCTAGAGCTGGCCACCGCCTAGAACTCAATGAAGAGGGGCAAGCCAGCTGCCCCGAAACAGGCGAAAACTATCAATTGCAAGCAGGAAAGTTAATCGCTATTTAG
- a CDS encoding LysM peptidoglycan-binding domain-containing protein yields MKKAELQALLDKYNSNLKGLQTLFTSDDGKIDQEEQSVLDKIGQLISKIQGQLSSASQEPTTTTEDNSPKEETSVPTTETPSIQGNYPIKGSVGDDGGQNAPEDVITVKQLLNKRGYKLSLNGDCDSDCKAAIKDYQKSKMGVASPDGRIDVGKGTWFHLLTGKALDSYEKKVLKVEEYSPHIEKAAEKYGMKVDHLKAIMAVESGGVPDASSGAAFGLMQITKSTWEDTQKNNADLQKYDFDTYWKDPEINTLFGAAVLKSKAKSMGVSTDDPNFTTIAVTAYNAGQGTVKWAIENAEKGGSSQPTVDFIQPEYMKPAIERGGIYKYYLTGSGKSRNTSGSKSEAIDLKYKEVSAYGPKVDTFLEKQDTLSETIEDIAAIQGGTTSHNEETPSQEETDNNTTENTTTENNTSSEEAQTPTTSGNYTVVAGDTGYKIAAKLGISFDALSAANKGVVWTKLQVGQKLQLPSSQSTSPETPKEETPKMGSYTVVSGDTGYKIAGKLGISFDALSAANKGVVWTKLQVGQKLNTPAGAGTAADTGTQETTDNTTVAEEYHGDNTTWDKHTNKRIPTLDSRVQKAAYGFINTVEKELGIKLRVTSALRTVAEQDALYAKGNVTKARGGQSYHNYGLAIDVVEIKNGQAIWNCDWPKISAVGKRFGFEWGGDWKNFVDKPHFQMTFGKSVRQLCIAKYPDRAKQYGYL; encoded by the coding sequence ATGAAGAAAGCAGAACTACAAGCCCTTTTAGACAAGTACAATAGCAACCTAAAAGGCCTACAAACACTTTTCACAAGCGATGATGGAAAAATTGACCAAGAAGAACAAAGCGTTCTAGACAAAATTGGACAACTCATCAGTAAAATTCAGGGACAACTCAGTAGCGCCAGCCAAGAACCAACAACGACTACTGAGGATAACAGCCCTAAGGAAGAAACATCCGTTCCCACAACTGAAACGCCCAGTATTCAAGGCAACTACCCTATTAAAGGGTCAGTTGGCGATGATGGTGGACAAAATGCCCCAGAAGACGTAATCACCGTCAAACAATTACTCAATAAAAGAGGCTATAAACTTAGCCTAAATGGCGATTGTGATAGCGACTGTAAAGCCGCCATTAAAGATTATCAAAAATCAAAAATGGGCGTTGCCTCCCCCGATGGCCGCATAGATGTAGGTAAGGGAACCTGGTTCCACCTGCTCACAGGCAAAGCACTAGACAGCTACGAGAAAAAAGTCCTCAAAGTAGAAGAATATAGCCCCCATATTGAAAAAGCCGCTGAAAAATACGGCATGAAGGTCGACCACCTAAAAGCTATTATGGCCGTAGAGTCAGGAGGCGTGCCCGATGCATCTAGCGGAGCCGCTTTTGGCCTTATGCAAATTACCAAAAGCACCTGGGAAGACACCCAAAAGAATAATGCAGACCTGCAAAAGTACGATTTTGATACCTACTGGAAAGATCCAGAAATCAATACGCTTTTTGGAGCCGCAGTACTCAAGTCAAAAGCCAAATCTATGGGCGTTAGTACCGATGACCCCAATTTTACAACTATTGCCGTTACAGCCTATAACGCCGGTCAAGGCACAGTAAAATGGGCCATTGAAAATGCCGAAAAAGGAGGAAGTAGCCAACCCACAGTAGATTTTATTCAGCCCGAATACATGAAGCCCGCTATTGAAAGAGGTGGTATTTATAAGTATTACTTGACTGGAAGTGGAAAAAGCCGCAATACCTCTGGCTCCAAATCAGAAGCTATCGACCTTAAATATAAAGAGGTATCCGCTTATGGTCCCAAGGTAGATACCTTCTTAGAAAAACAAGACACGCTATCTGAAACAATTGAAGATATTGCCGCAATCCAAGGAGGAACAACAAGCCATAACGAAGAAACACCCTCTCAGGAGGAGACCGATAACAATACCACAGAAAATACAACAACAGAAAATAATACCTCTAGCGAAGAAGCACAAACGCCTACGACTAGTGGAAATTACACAGTTGTTGCCGGAGATACAGGCTACAAGATTGCCGCAAAACTTGGCATTAGCTTCGACGCCCTCTCTGCTGCAAATAAAGGCGTAGTTTGGACCAAGCTACAAGTTGGTCAAAAATTACAGCTCCCTAGCAGCCAAAGCACAAGCCCCGAAACGCCAAAAGAAGAAACCCCAAAAATGGGGAGCTATACCGTAGTTAGCGGAGATACAGGCTACAAAATTGCTGGAAAACTAGGCATTAGCTTCGACGCCCTCTCTGCTGCAAATAAAGGCGTAGTTTGGACCAAATTACAAGTTGGCCAAAAACTCAATACGCCCGCTGGAGCCGGCACCGCAGCAGATACTGGCACCCAAGAAACCACAGATAATACGACCGTAGCAGAAGAATATCACGGAGATAATACCACTTGGGATAAACATACCAACAAAAGAATTCCCACCCTCGACTCCCGCGTGCAAAAAGCCGCCTATGGCTTTATCAATACCGTCGAAAAAGAATTGGGCATTAAACTTCGAGTGACCTCTGCCCTACGCACGGTAGCCGAACAAGATGCACTTTATGCCAAAGGCAATGTGACCAAAGCCAGAGGTGGCCAAAGTTACCACAACTACGGTCTGGCCATTGATGTAGTGGAAATTAAGAACGGACAAGCCATCTGGAATTGCGATTGGCCCAAAATTTCTGCCGTAGGCAAACGCTTTGGCTTTGAATGGGGCGGCGATTGGAAAAACTTTGTCGATAAGCCCCACTTCCAAATGACTTTTGGTAAATCTGTTCGACAACTTTGTATTGCCAAATATCCCGACCGAGCTAAACAATATGGCTACCTCTAA